One Ricinus communis isolate WT05 ecotype wild-type chromosome 2, ASM1957865v1, whole genome shotgun sequence DNA segment encodes these proteins:
- the LOC125369276 gene encoding uncharacterized protein LOC125369276 — MTCDWCGGRHQSQDCQNNNTFAKLEQVDYVGNALRNQQPSIHNLENQVGQIAKLLSERPQGILPSNTETNPREHLKVITLRSRKKLRTERKQAEKQSDAVKEVAEEEKGVEAKVKEKVEVTSKPTPFAKEYKLRMPKYAKFLKELLSNKRKLAEVLMVQLWEKSSTIIQRRLPKKLKDPWSFTIPCFIGNLNIDNALADLGASISVMAYNLSIIEDVLAKVQESTFSVDFVIMDMDEDVDVSLILGKPFLATVRAIIDVNDGKLILRARDEQLTFQTPDGMKHPLALNDMNSSDDMIEQETVNLISSIVAKDPLELCIVQKQEKLGTSEVVEQLAYLEAGKSIKKQTFKAIEMLNKERMRPPIKYLPTLKLKQFPSHLEYVFLVEMIKLLDAG; from the exons ATGACTTGTGATTGGTGTGGGGGTCGTCATCAAAGTCAAGATTGCCAAAACAACAATACCTTCGCTAAGTTGGAGCAGGTTGATTATGTAGGAAATGCTCTTAG GAACCAACAACCTTCGATTCACAATTTAGAGAATCAAGTGGGGCAGATTGCAAAGCTTTTGAGTGAAAGGCCCCAAGGAATCTTGCCTAGCAACACAGAGACAAATCCTAGAGAGCACCTCAAGGTCATTACCTTGAGaagtagaaaaaaattaagaacagAAAGAAAGCAAGCAGAAAAGCAATCTGATGCGGTTAAAGAGGTAGCTGaagaagagaagggtgtagaggctaaagtgaaagaaaaagtagaagTAACATCAAAGCCTACCCCTTTTGCAAAGGAGTATAAACTAAGG ATGCCcaagtatgctaagttcttaaaggaactCCTCTCTAACAAGAGAAAGCTTGCAGAAGTGTTAATGGTGCAACTATGGGAGAAGAGCTCGACGATCATTCAAAGGCGATTACCAAAGAAGCTAAAAGATCCAtggagttttactatcccttgctttattggtaatttaaatattgataatgCACTTGCTGACTTGGGGGCTAGCATTAGTGTTATGGCTTATAATTT GAGTATCATTGAAGATGTGTTGGCAAAGGTTCAAGAGTCTACTTTTTCTGTGGATTTTGTAATCATGGATATGGATGAGGATGTTGATGTTTCTCTTATCCTTGGTAAACCCTTTCTTGCTACAGTTAGAGCCATTATTGATGTTAATGATGGTAAGCTCATTCTTAGGGCAAGGGATGAACAATTGACTTTTCAAACCCCCGATGGTATGAAACACCCACTTGCACTTAATGATATGAATTCTAGTGATGATATGATAGAGCAGGAAACTGTCAATTTAATTTCATCTATCGTTGCGAAAGATCCTCTTGAGTTGTGTATTGTGCAGAAACAGGAAAAACTAGGAACATCAGAAGTTGTTGAGCAGTTAGCCTATCTAGAGGCTGGAAAATCAATAAAGAAGCAGACATTTAAAGCTATTGAGATGCTcaataaagaaagaatgagGCCTCCTATTAAATACCTGCCAACTTTGAAGCTTAAGCAGTTCCCATCTCATTTAGAATATGTATTTTTGGTGGAGATGATTAAGCTCCTTGATGCGGGTTGA
- the LOC125369275 gene encoding uncharacterized protein LOC125369275 — protein sequence MTYQQKKKFFANLKYFIWEDPFLYRVCTDQVIRRCVYGEENLQILRHCHEGSVGGHQATNHTARKVLDAGPFPSSYGNKYILVVVEYFSKWLEAQALPTDDARVVCRFLKKLFARFGTPRALISDKGIDFCNAQLEKALRRYGVTQRFSTPYHPQTNGQAEFTNRGLKCILERTAGMSRKDWALRLDDALWAFRTAYKTSIGKERQWQLSELSGINRRMKTLQFTRLGRRSGMIRGSEVPRSFRLEIEYCYITHVLFLFTEAQESMVGAIHGKAGFPVFGEFQSWKRA from the exons ATGActtatcagcaaaagaagaaattctttgctaaTTTGAAATACTTCATTTGGGAAGACCCCTTCCTATATCGAGTGTGTACAGACCAGGTCATTCGCCGATGTGTTTATGGCGAAGAGAATCTCCAGATTTTGAGGCACTGTCATGAAGGGTCCGTAGGAGGCCATCAAGCGACAAACCATACTGCTAGGAAGGTGTTGGATGCAG GACCCTTCCCTTCTTCCTATGGCAATAAGTATATTCTTGTGGTTGTTGAGTATTTCTCCAAGTGGCTTGAGGCACAGGCTTTACCTACTGATGATGCTAGAGTTGTTTGCAGGTTCCTTAAGAAGTTATTTGCTAGATTTGGCACACCTAGAGCATTAATTAGTGACAAGGGAATAGATTTCTGCAACGCTCAATTGGAGAAGGCACTCAGACGCTATGGTGTGACACAGcggttctctactccctatcacccacAGACCAATGGGCAAGCTGAGTTTACTAATAGGGGTTTAAAATGCATTTTAGAGAGAACTGCAGGTATGagtaggaaggattgggcTTTGAGACtggatgatgcattatgggcatttagGACTGCATATAAGACTTCCatag GTAAGGAGAGACAATGGCAGCTTAGTGAATTGAGTGGCATCAACAGGCGTATGAAAACTCTTCAATTTACAAGGCTAGGACGAAGAAGTGGCATGATCAGAGGCTCAGAGGTTCCAAGGAGTTTCAGATTGGAGATAGAGTATTGCTATATAACTCacgttttgtttcttttcacGGAAGCTCAAGAGTCGATGGTTGGGGCCATTCATGGTAAAGCAGGTTTTCCT GTTTTCGGAGAGTTTCAGAGCTGGAAACGGGCTTGA